A single region of the Podospora pseudopauciseta strain CBS 411.78 chromosome 1, whole genome shotgun sequence genome encodes:
- a CDS encoding hypothetical protein (EggNog:ENOG503NVV3), with product MTDHTTNTTAHDVSPPSHLRPQRAARHSSAFERGPSSSLQNSFINVSPPDSNPAPLHEELDPLAKSSMRLDSRNLIEKRRSLNASRGHKHRPSGAFLLNDPLFNPHTRERDAHINPRADRQYRKSTDQYRLRNAQHDQTRPYPRTLSGSSGPSMLTGEYEPTGGGHSDPISASSTLTRRERDSLAGDTAVGSSPRTSITQMDLESAQIVNMALNLSESRRLASRRSITQPALPRLAPLPDGTTGGSLRHHLQQQRRISQTISPKPDRSPRIGPGRVLSPLQPAFEPEGGYRYHFSQSTLARAQKAKEYLDLMAQYRRVLELLPPLEMSRTSTNESKARIGRPYNPLQYIRNRKVRARERKAIDGEGQGFNDVPRVSEWIDEVAKWVATGQARIPGNPALPPFSGAQAASFQSSPPSNVSRSTTSAAKPKRPRVDWAIDPADMIADVYWLELDDNKRLVEDRHWKRVFPQGTDASRPLPLRDEAPRLTTPSSTKDSSDSGEKPQPEAPPPKHEHEHVLSTARDRAQQKLRALKGSHHRQNSSVNNRDFLRIRRASVSESSDTDSDRRRRARAGTATTTVRSVLEKQMEEMIAREQRGSESSPALYDHEALRMKFASLNPATPERDLLNNAASDATQTKPLSRGTDSRADLSEGECRLTGLHHRPSPPVPGRASLEVPSRGRRFSVDYDTSQPNSPDLRPNRDVGLVPAIGMDLSPLSSRPSSPSRNPLSKVKSIFRERSKERIADNYASAEEPETPAPLNEKLFASPEPDWSAVSSPERRPSRSPIGRIVTKGTDSSHRSHKSVGSVKLKPEDVGGGLRSLFRGPRIDTVLRSGVSKISDMVWRKDAGDDQYSTTSSSDSEAEARGRSRGPRVFRRGHGRTPSTQNGKHQVEPLPQFVSVANTAKPANSEQQTGLLPHPPAQPLSRRSSRFDLLKPPRIDIQDASPSASPPPLLERRKEQVESDVESRKSADWRIDRTDMAPLPFHKPRQFSTVSSSRHWSIADRGGSTPTRPVISKREIARLKALILSSGIHAMEVDRRAKDRKLLTSPHSSHISSHSPDGQPDFAWKDVISLCPDPETRHRLVTRPVAQIDLYPLAARTLSSAMEATAAQFQFTHDKFARETAPHLEKKVEATRWKIAGELTDLAHRAADEADEANHDLVAGQRLKVKRVVDHIEKMLRRRRRRFRWLRRAGWLGVEWVLVGFMWWVWFMVMISRVVIGLGRGGWRLVRWLLWLE from the exons ATGACtgaccacaccaccaacaccaccgcccacgaTGTTAGCCCACCCTCCCATCTGCGTCCACAGCGGGCGGCACGCCACTCCAGTGCGTTCGAACGAGGACCGTCCTCCAGCTTACAGAACAGCTTTATAAACGTATCACCCCCCGACTCTAACCCGGCACCGCTCCACGAGGAGCTCGACCCTCTAGCGAAGTCGTCGATGCGCCTGGACAGCCGAAACCTGATCGAGAAGCGGCGGTCACTTAATGCGTCCCGTGGCCATAAACATCGACCGAGTGGCGCTTTTCTTCTCAACGATCCTCTATTCAACCCCCATACTCGCGAGCGCGACGCGCATATCAACCCGCGAGCCGATAGGCAATACCGAAAGTCGACCGATCAATACAGGCTTCGAAATGCTCAGCATGACCAGACCAGACCCTACCCGAGAACTCTCTCGGGCAGCTCAGGGCCTTCTATGCTCACTGGGGAGTATGAGCCAACGGGGGGTGGCCACTCTGACCCAATATCGGCATCCTCTACCCTCACCAGGCGCGAGCGCGACTCCCTTGCGGGAGACACAGCTGTTGGATCGTCGCCTCGAACGAGCATTACGCAAATGGATCTGGAATCGGCACAGATTGTTAATATGGCCCTAAACTTGAGCGAATCCAGACGCCTCGCATCTAGGAGAAGCATTACGCAGCCAGCGCTACCTAGATTGGCACCGTTGCCTGATGGTACCACAGGAGGCAGCTTGAGACATCACCTTCAGCAACAAAGAAGAATTTCACAAACTATCTCTCCCAAGCCTGATCGGTCACCGAGGATAGGTCCGGGGAGGGTGCTCAGCCCTCTACAGCCAGCATTTGAACCCGAAGGGGGCTACCGCTACCATTTTTCTCAATCTACTTTGGCACGCGCGCAGAAGGCGAAAGAGTATTTGGACCTCATGGCCCAATACAGAAGAGTCCTGGAACTGTTGCCGCCATTGGAG ATGTCTAGAACTTCCACCAACGAGTCTAAGGCTAGGATTGGACGCCCGTACAATCCTCTTCAGTACATACGCAATCGCAAAGTCAGAGCCCGCGAGCGGAAAGCTATTGATGGTGAAGGCCAGGGGTTTAACGATGTCCCCAGAGTATCTGAGTGGATTGACGAGGTTGCCAAATGGGTGGCCACCGGTCAAGCTCGAATACCAGGCAATCCTGCCTTGCCCCCCTTTTCAGGCGCACAAGCTGCATCATTTCAAAGCTCTCCGCCATCCAACGTTTCTCGGTCAACGACCTCTGCTGCTAAACCAAAGAGACCGCGAGTCGACTGGGCGATTGATCCTGCAGACATGATCGCAGATGTCTACTGGCTGGAGCTTGATGATAATAAACGGCTGGTGGAGGATCGCCACTGGAAGCGAGTGTTTCCCCAGGGAACGGACGCTTCCAGGCCATTGCCATTACGCGACGAGGCCCCACGGCTGACAACACCGAGCTCAACTAAAGATTCTTCAGACTCTGGCGAGAAGCCACAGCCAGAGGCCCCGCCACCCAAACATGAGCATGAGCATGTCCTGAGTACAGCTAGGGATCGGGCACAGCAGAAGCTACGAGCTCTGAAAGGatcccatcaccgccaaaaTAGCTCTGTTAACAACAGAGATTTTCTGCGTATCCGAAGAGCCTCTGTATCCGAATCATCAGACACAGACAGTGacaggcggcggcgggccAGAGCCGGCACTGCTACAACTACTGTAAGATCTGTTTTGGAGAagcagatggaggagatgataGCCAGGGAACAGAGGGGGTCGGAGTCTTCACCAGCCCTTTATGACCACGAGGCGCTACGTATGAAGTTTGCTAGCCTCAACCCGGCGACCCCTGAGCGAGATCTTTTGAACAACGCCGCATCAGATGCGACCCAGACTAAGCCTTTGTCTCGTGGGACGGATTCGCGCGCCGACCTGAGCGAGGGCGAATGCAGGCTCACAGGCTTACACCACCGTCCTTCTCCACCTGTTCCGGGCCGTGCTAGTCTCGAGGTCCCTTCGAGAGGTAGAAGATTCTCGGTGGATTATGATACGTCACAGCCCAACTCCCCAGATTTGCGGCCAAATCGAGATGTCGGTCTAGTCCCAGCAATCGGGATGGATTTATCACCCTTATCCAGCAGACCAAGCTCTCCATCACGAAACCCGCTGAGCAAGGTTAAGAGCATTTTCCGTGAGCGTAGTAAGGAGCGCATTGCGGACAATTATGCAAGCGCAGAAGAGCCCGAGACACCAGCGCCGCTGAACGAGAAGCTCTTTGCCTCGCCCGAGCCGGATTGGAGTGCCGTGTCATCCCCGGAAAGAAGACCGTCAAGGAGTCCGATCGGCAGGATAGTAACCAAAGGCACAGACTCGAGTCACCGGTCACATAAGAGTGTCGGCAGTGTCAAGCTTAAACCTGAAGATGTTGGAGGCGGCCTCAGGTCGCTGTTCCGTGGCCCTCGTATCGACACTGTCCTGCGAAGCGGCGTGTCCAAGATCAGTGATATGGTTTGGCGAAAGGACGCTGGTGATGATCAGTACTCTACCACCTCTTCGTCAGATTctgaggccgaggccaggGGTAGGTCCCGTGGTCCTCGGGTTTTTCGACGGGGTCATGGTCGGACGCCATCGACGCAAAACGGAAAGCATCAGGTTGAGCCTTTACCACAGTTCGTCTCGGTAGCAAACACCGCCAAGCCAGCGAACAGTGAACAGCAAACTGGGTTGCTACCACACCCACCAGCACAGCCACTCAGCCGACGGTCATCGCGGTTCGACCTCCTCAAGCCGCCAAGGATCGATATTCAAGATGCATCACCAAGTGCATCGCCGCCTCCCTTGTTGGAGAGGCGCAAGGAACAGGTTGAATCAGACGTCGAGTCCCGGAAGAGCGCCGACTGGAGGATCGATCGTACCGACATGGCACCACTACCCTTTCACAAACCCCGACAATTCTCTACCGTATCTTCCAGCCGCCACTGGTCCATTGCCGACCGTGGTGGTAGCACTCCAACGCGGCCAGTAATCTCCAAACGGGAAATCGCCCGCTTGAAGGCGCTGATTCTCAGCTCTGGAATCCATGCAATGGAGGTAGATCGCCGTGCCAAAGACCGCAAGCTTTTGACGTCCCCTCACTCCTCCCATATCTCTAGCCACTCCCCAGATGGCCAACCGGACTTTGCCTGGAAGGACGTTATATCCCTATGTCCTGACCCAGAAACAAGACACAGATTGGTCACCCGCCCCGTTGCTCAAATAGATCTCTATCCCCTCGCCGCACGGACTCTGTCATCTGCAATGGAGGCCACAGCCGCGCAGTTTCAGTTCACGCACGACAAGTTCGCCAGGGAGACGGCGCCCcacttggagaagaaggtcgaGGCAACAAGGTGGAAGATCGCCGGGGAGCTGACCGACCTCGCGCATAGGGCTGCGGACGAGGCGGACGAGGCGAATCATGATTTGGTTGCGGGCCAGAGGCTGAAGgtcaagagggtggtggaccaCATTGAGAAGATGTTGCGGCGCCGTAGGAGGCGGTTTAGGTGGCTTAGGAGGGCGGGGTGGTTGGGAGTGGAGTGGGTGCTTGTTGGGTTTAtgtggtgggtttggtttATGGTGATGAtttcgagggtggtgattgggcttgggaggggagggtggaggttggttaggtggttgttgtggttggagTGA
- the YPT52 gene encoding GTP-binding protein of the rab/ypt (COG:U; EggNog:ENOG503NVI3): protein MSNRFAQFKLVLLGESAVGKSSIVLRFVKDQFDSYRESTIGAAFLTQTISLDENTTVKFEIWDTAGQERYKSLAPMYYRNANCAVVVYDITQAASLDKAKSWVKELQRQANENIIIALAGNKLDLVTEQPDKRAIPTAEAEAYAKEAGLLFFETSAKTAENVQELFTAIAKKLPLDQVGPRHARPGQRPGVSLAPEGANTQAGGPCAC, encoded by the exons ATGAGCAACCGCTTCGCGCAGTTCAAGTTGGTCTTGCTAGGTGAATCTGCTGTGGGAAAGAGCTCGATAGTATTGCGCTTCGTCAAG GATCAATTTGACTCCTACAGGGAATCCACTATTGGTGCCGCCTTCTTAACACAGACCATTTCGCTCGACGAGAACACGACTGTCAAGTTTGAGATTTGGGATACCGCTGGCCAGGAACGTTACAAGTCCCTCGCGCCCATGTACTACCGGAATGCAAACTGCGCCGTTGTTGTCTATGATATCACGCAAGCC GCGTCGCTCGACAAGGCCAAGTCGTGGGTGAAGGAACTCCAACGACAAGCCAACGagaacatcatcatcgccctTGCCGGAAACAAGTTGGATTTGGTGACGGAGCAACCAGACAAGCGCGCCATCCCTACCGCCGAAGCCGAGGCCTACGCAAAGGAAGCCGGCCTTCTCTTCTTTGAGACATCCGCAAAGACTGCCGAGAACGTTCAAGAGTTGTTTACTGCTATTGCCAAGAAACTTCCACTTGATCAGGTTGGGCCGAGACATGCCCGGCCTGGTCAGCGGCCCGGAGTCAGTCTTGCTCCCGAAGGAGCCAACACGCAAGCCGGTGGGCCCTGCGCGTGCTGA
- the MIC60 gene encoding MICOS complex subunit mic60 (EggNog:ENOG503Q4FA; COG:M), with protein sequence MLRTSIRSVRALGSRPAAAVAGRQWQASVARRAVVSGQRFYADDKKPLVDEAKLPAAETLTAPTTPPPPPPQTTPAATITPEQAPLTPPAPGPAVVPPPPPPVAPIVPKKKGFFRRLRNFLLKLVLLGVLGFGGGVWYSRINDNFHDFFTQYVPYGEEAVLYLEELDFRKRFPNVANRVTGRRADTASEQVSIPAQSGASWRVADGDHAGRQSSGVAQKVVAVKDAVKDTVKDIVKPEPAAVTKAKKETVALPKVEAKDAALEKKVKGVEEKKKEVAVIPAAATSSKPKEFRAPDVNEPSVWPPASPIDPLSVPHADDAIVQQLVHMLNDIITVINYDGAADKYSQTIWKAKDEVSKVGERILSIKSAAEEEAAKQVKARIDSFDKHANDLVSRLEAIMLAQEQQWRQEFEAEVERLKHNYDDKIKLIQEREQKLSEQKLQNKLLEQAVELQRQFSRDIKKHVEEEREGRLGRIESLSRAVSELEKLTTGLNEVVDTNLRTQQLHVAVEAVRASLEDAHHPRPFIKELVALKEIAADDPVVDAAIASIHPSAYQRGISTSAELIDRFRRVAAEVRKASLLPEDAGVASHASSYLLSKVMFKKQGLAAGDDVESILTRTQTFLEEGDLDNAAREMNTLGGWAKTLSRDWLSEVRKVLEVQQALDVITTEARLQSLKVE encoded by the exons atgTTGCGTACATCGATACGATCAGTGAGGGCGCTGGGCAGCAGGCCTGCGGCTGCCGTTGCCGGGCGCCAATGGCAGGCTTCCGTAGCCCGACGTGCGGTTGTCTCGGGTCAG AGATTCTATGCCGACGACAAGAAGCCCCTCGTCGACGAAGCAAAGCTTCCCGCCGCTGAGACCCTTACTGCCCCAAcaactcccccaccacctcctccccagactACCCCCGCCGCGACGATTACTCCCGAGCAAGCACCCTTGACACCACCGGCACCTGGCCCCGCCGTTgtaccccctcctcctcctcccgtcgCTCCCATCgtccccaagaagaagggcttCTTCCGCAGACTTCGCAACTTCCTCCTGAAACTCGTACTTCTTGGTGTCCTCGGGTTTGGTGGCGGCGTTTGGTACTCCCGCATCAATGACAACTTCCACGACTTCTTCACTCAATATGTCCCCTACGGCGAGGAGGCCGTTCTGTACCTTGAGGAGCTCGACTTTAGGAAACGCTTCCCCAACGTTGCGAACCGGGTAACAGGCAGACGGGCCGATACGGCCAGCGAGCAAGTCAGCATCCCAGCCCAGAGCGGTGCGTCATGGAGGGTGGCCGATGGTGACCATGCCGGCCGCCAGTCGAGTGGTGTGGCCCAaaaggttgttgctgtgaagGACGCCGTCAAGGACACTGTCAAGGACATCGTCAAGCCCGAGCCTGCTGCTGTAACCAAGGCCAAAAAGGAGACTGTGGCTCTTCCCAAGGTCGAAGCCAAGGATGCGGctctggagaagaaggtcaagggtgtggaggagaaaaagaaggaggttgctgTGATTCCGGCTGCCGCTACTtcttccaagcccaaggagTTCAGGGCCCCTGATGTCAACGAGCCTTCTGTGTGGCCCCCTGCTTCGCCAATCGATCCTCTCTCTGTTCCCCATGCCGACGACGCCATCGTTCAACAATTGGTTCATATGCtcaacgacatcatcacgGTGATCAACTACGACGGTGCCGCCGACAAGTACTCCCAGACCATCTGGAAGGCCAAGGATGAGGTCAGCAAAGTCGGAGAGAGAATTCTCAGCATCAAGTCTGCcgcggaggaagaggctgcCAAGCAGGTCAAGGCCCGCATCGACTCATTCGACAAGCATGCCAACGACCTTGTGTCTCGTTTGGAGGCTATCATGCTGGCCCAGGAGCAGCAGTGGCGTCAGGAGTTCGAGGCTGAGGTTGAGAGATTGAAGCACAACTACGACGACAAGATCAAGCTGATTCAGGAGCGTGAGCAGAAACTTTCTGAGCAGAAGCTCCAGAACAAACTTTTGGAGCAAGCTGTCGAGCTACAGCGTCAGTTTTCTCGGGACATCAAGAAgcatgtcgaggaggagcgtgAAGGACGTCTTGGCCGTATCGAGTCTCTCTCCAGGGCTGTCTCTGAGCTCGAGAAGCTTACTACTGGTTTGAACGAGGTCGTTGACACCAATCTGCGCACCCAACAACTCCACGTCGCTGTTGAGGCCGTCCGTGCCAGCTTGGAAGatgcccaccacccccggccaTTCATCAAGGAGCTTGTCGCTCTCAAGGAGATCGCCGCTGACGACCCGGTTGTCGATGCGGCCATCGCCTCCATCCACCCTTCTGCTTACCAGCGCGGTATATCTACTTCCGCCGAGCTGATTGACAGATTCCGCCGCGTTGCCGCCGAGGTGCGCAAGGCGTCTCTTCTTCCCGAGGATGCTGGTGTCGCTAGCCACGCCTCTAGCTACCTCTTGAGCAAGGTGATGTTCAAGAAGCAGGGCTTGGCGGCCGGTGACGATGTTGAGAGCATTCTTACCCGCACTCAGACCttcttggaggagggcgaccTTGACAACGCGGCGCGTGAGATGAACACCCTTGGTGGGTGGGCCAAGACGCTGAGCAGGGACTGGCTGAGCGAGGTGCGcaaggtgttggaggtgcAGCAGGCTTTGGAT GTCATCACAACCGAGGCCAG
- a CDS encoding hypothetical protein (COG:M; EggNog:ENOG50KOG1808), with translation MDPIYPTNVEPAKPDYYFDLGFPTFDDEHTYIERRDIKAAWLKLIKQHHPDKRGPGNDGDTAEFRRVQEAYDYLRDEDKRTRYDEEYPRIRVEWFRYRKLASEEEDAARREIEASEREITTRGKARREAERPEKIRNEWNRFEAKRQREFVAEWIRLQAERQAEDASRRAKDQEEPEAKDKLRGQKQGRREMEWEERRLRAVRHIEELEAVLQAERAERYERTRREGNRQREEWERRRWQRWVEESERMVHQHQESFRGAEDDLWTEAFPTQEPVQSAQNSESESTQTYSESEVQSVATEEAPFYCRHALTGWAVRFGRAECFLCGRVKKGWMSCTRQCPACKGRACRKCKKHYVESILRRRHRRYQRERSY, from the exons ATGGACCCCATATACCCTACCAACGTTGAGCCAGCAAAGCCAGATTACTACTTTGATCTCGGGTTCCCGACCTTTGACGACGAACACACCTACATCGAGAGAAGGGATATCAAGGCCGCTTGGCTCAAGCTGATCAAGCAGCATCACCCTGACAAGAGGGGGCCAGGCAACGACGGTGATACGGCCGAGTTCCGCAGG GTTCAAGAAGCTTATGACTACCTTCGCGATGAGGACAAACGCACACGTTACGACGAAGAATACCCTCGTATTAGAGTCGAGTGGTTCCGCTACCGGAAGCTGGCttccgaagaagaggatgctGCAAGACGAGAAATTGAGGCTTCTGAAAGGGAAATCACCACACGGGGAAAAGCACGGAGAGAAGCGGAAAGACCCGAAAAGATTCGAAATGAGTGGAATCGATTTGAAGCCAAGAGACAACGGGAATTTGTGGCTGAATGGATCCGCCTCCAAGCAGAGAGACAGGCCGAGGACGCTTCAAGGAGGGCCAAGGACCAAGAAGAACCAGAGGCCAAAGACAAGCTTAGAGGGCAAAAGCAAGGGCGACGGGAAATGGAATGGGAGGAGCGGAGGCTTAGGGCAGTTCGGCATATTGAGGAACTCGAGGCAGTTCTGCAAGCTGAGCGAGCCGAAAGATACGAACGAACTAGACGAGAAGGAAACCGCCAAAGGGAAGAATGGGAGCGGAGACGATGGCAAAGATGGGTGGAAGAAAGCGAAAGGATGGTTCACCAACACCAGGAAAGCTTCAGGGGGGCAGAGGACGATTTGTGGACGGAGGCATTTCCGACCCAAGAGCCGGTTCAAAGTGCTCAGAACTCAGAGAGCGAAAGCACTCAAACATACTCTGAAAGTGAAGTTCAAAGTGTGGCAACAGAAGAGGCACCGTTTTACTGCCGCCATGCTCTCACAGGCTGGGCCGTGAGGTTTGGACGAGCTGAGTGCTTCCTTTGTGGaagggtgaagaaggggtggaTGAGTTGTACTCGACAGTGCCCTGCCTGTAAAGGCAGAGCGTGCCGCAAGTGCAAGAAGCACTACGTGGAAAGTAttctgaggaggagacaTAGGAGGTATCAGAGGGAGAGAAGTTACTAG
- the SAC1 gene encoding Phosphoinositide phosphatase sac1 (EggNog:ENOG503NUMD; COG:I) yields MTLPFRDINVQTASDAYIFTSPSSPNAPALAIDRPTGDIRLLDASLLSGKRVSRITSIAGILGVIQLRLDKYIIVITKAQPVGRLRGHMVYKVVSTDILPLRERQVSDPDEDRFLNLLRGFIKPGPMYFSYSVDITNSFQRQAQQDAESPLWKRADDRFFWNRFIQSDLINFRNSGGRGQPAPQPNIDPYILPVIFGMLEIHPTTFKGTPLTIALISRRSRHRAGTRYFTRGLDDQGHAANYNETEQVVILNDHTTGLGGSSWQQQQKSSSLADGVGKEMQILSYVQTRGSVPAYWAEINTLKYTPKIQIRAIEAAYPAAKAHFDEQIRIYGDNYLVNLVNQKGREVPVKEAYEKVVEMLVSRPKEHVQGDQRTDEKFHTIETAEKKSQFDRLHYIYFDFHAETKGLQMHRAQLLIDRMREALVAQQYFRASVDSTPGNNNKTDGGRLDVRSLQTSVVRTNCMDCLDRTNVVQSMLARWTLDRMFIDLGLLARGSRFADEDAAFELMFRNMWADNADVVSNAYSGTGAMKTDLTRTGKRTKAGALQDGNVAVTRYCKNNFLDGPRQDAFDLFLGVYQPSVGGGLVFVDRRPVLIQAVPYIAAFGLFFVLMGMYSPRLPDAAVWPMRLFILFWTGVTGWALWFIFNNGMLYVNWPKLNPRPWATEGYHETISRVRKDKVLGPLVARHERGLSVARYINAEEGKKRIE; encoded by the exons ATGACGCTCCCTTTCCGCGATATCAACGTCCAGACGGCGTCTGATGCCTACATCTTTACTTCGCCCTCGAGCCCCAATGCACCAGCTCTCGCTATCGACCGCCCAACTGGCGATATCCGTCTTCTTGATGCTTCCTTACTTTCCGGGAAGCGCGTCTCGCGCATTACCAGCATTGCCGGTATCCTGGGCGTGATCCAGCTGCGGTTAG ACAAGtacatcatcgtcatcacaAAAGCCCAACCCGTCGGTCGTCTGCGAGGGCATATGGTCTACAAGGTTGTCTCGACAGATATCCTGCCCCTCCGCGAAAGACAAGTCAGCGACCCCGATGAGGACCGCTTCCTCAATCTTCTCCGCGGCTTCATCAAGCCCGGGCCAATGTACTTCTCGTACTCTGTCGATATTACCAACAGCTTCCAGCGCCAAGCGCAACAGGACGCCGAGAGCCCGCTCTGGAAGCGTGCTGACGACCGCTTCTTTTGGAACCGCTTCATCCAGTCCGACCTGATCAACTTCCGCAACAGTGGCGGCCGCGGTCAGCCTGCTCCTCAGCCAAACATCGACCCTTATATCCTCCCGGTCATCTTTGGCATGCTCGAGATCCATCCAACAACGTTCAAGGGCACCCCTTTAACGATTGCGCTCATTTCCCGTCGCTCCCGCCACCGCGCTGGAACCCGTTATTTTACCCGTGGTCTCGATGACCAAGGCCACGCCGCCAACTACAACGAAACCGAACAGGTTGTCATTCTCAACGACCACACCACCGGTCTTGGCGGCTCGTcatggcagcaacaacaaaagtCATCCTCTCTCGCCGACGGTGTAGGCAAGGAGATGCAAATCCTCTCCTACGTCCAAACCCGCGGCAGCGTCCCCGCCTACTGGGCTGAAATCAACACTCTAAAGTACACCCCTAAGATCCAGATCCGCGCCATCGAAGCCGCCTACCCAGCCGCCAAAGCCCACTTTGACGAACAGATCCGCATCTACGGCGACAACTACCTGGTAAACCTTGTCAACCAAAAGGGCCGCGAAGTCCCCGTCAAGGAGGCCTACGAGAAGGTAGTAGAGATGCTCGTCTCTCGGCCCAAAGAACACGTCCAGGGCGACCAGCGGACTGACGAGAAGTTCCACACCATCGAGACAGCCGAGAAGAAATCCCAGTTTGACAGGCTGCACTACATCTACTTTGACTTTCACGCCGAGACCAAGGGGTTGCAGATGCACCGCGCCCAGCTGCTTATCGACCGGATGCGCGAGGCGCTCGTGGCCCAGCAGTACTTCCGTGCTAGTGTTGACTCTACCCCCggtaacaacaacaagaccgACGGCGGGAGGTTGGACGTCCGGTCGCTGCAGACGAGTGTAGTGAGGACAAATTGCATGGATTGTCTGGACAGGACGAACGTGGTACAGTCTATGCTTGCTCGGTGGACGCTGGACAGGATGTTTATTGATCTGGGCTTGCTGGCTAGGGGGAGCAGGTTCGCGGATGAAGACGCGGCGTTTGAGCTGATGTTCCGAAATATGTGGGCTGATAATGCGGATGTGGTGTCGAATGCGTATTCCGGTACCGGGGCTATGAAGACTGATCTGACGAGAACGGGCAAGAGGACCAAGGCTGGTGCGCTGCAGGACGGAAACGTGGCTGTTACGAGATACTGCAAGAACAACTTTTTGGACGGGCCGAGGCAGGATGCGTTTGATTTGTTTTTGGGTGTGTATCAACCCAGCGTGGGGGGAGGTCTGGTGTTTGTGGACAGGAGGCCGGTGTTGATCCAGGCGGTGCCGTATATTGCGGCGTTTGGGCTTTTTTTTGTGCTGATGGGGATGTACTCGCCGAGACTGCCCGACGCGGCCGTGTGGCCGATGAGGTTGTTTATCTTGTTTTGGACGGGGGTGACGGGGTGGGCGCTGTGGTTTATTTTCAATAACGGGATGCTCTAC GTAAACTGGCCCAAACTCAACCCCAGACCTTGGGCAACGGAGGGCTACCACGAGACGATTAGCCGGGTGCGCAAGGACAAGGTTCTCGGGCCGCTGGTGGCCAGGCACGAGAGGGGCTTGTCTGTCGCGAGGTACATCAATGCCGAGGAAGGCAAGAAGAGGATCGAGTAG